The proteins below come from a single Chryseobacterium nepalense genomic window:
- a CDS encoding SusC/RagA family TonB-linked outer membrane protein, with protein sequence MKQRDLKYSCLIAVLYFGMNVNAQTTPNDTVAKEQKIEEVVMIGYGSRRKVDNTAAISSISAEEVSKTKVLNPTQAIQGKAAGVQVSASDLPGSTPSIVIRGLGTALGGREPLYVVDGMMVGGISNINTNDILTYDVLKDASALAIYGNRGANGVVIITTKSGRGKGISVEYDGFIGVRTPLKKVKMAGSNLFSYYTNTALGTTKFSQDQPVNTDWFDEITRVGIYNQHNVSVSGSSENAKYFFSASNYDEKSILKGTDYNRTTVRTNNEFKIAKGVTLTQTLSVAFFNVTPKPLSAFTAAYKQSPIVPVYFGTGQYGVSFVGADGFASTTGSSFNNVGNPVAQLNFNNQRNNDFQLQGSAKLDVDIFKGLKYTGQFSGQYNNAKSYNYTPTRQIWLANDPTRTLAQYNPSDPINTLTNNRSNDFNYAITNYLTYNRKFGVHDIEATVGTELTVFTGAESVAYTRNNVLENSNYWNLDGTNYAGNNLATLNSVKANDARTLSYFGRAQYKLMNKYLLTATIRRDGSSQFTKDNRWGTFPSFGAGWVVSEEDFLKDVSFLNLLKLRGGWGKLGNQNVPLNFLPFATGQNYNYYFNGVANNGGTTLVRYFDPNLSWEIVKGSNIGLDFEMLDRRLTGTIDLYKKVTDNLILQATPISTTGLEEAGYSHLGQVTNKGIEISLGWGDRIGQDFSYSINANYSFNKNTLDKLGDENVNDINGGSLGNGQWTKLLSEKTLGQSLGSFYLWEVAGYDANGNFIYVDTDGDGKSGAADADDRKFFGSYIPKSTLGININLKYKNVDLSVNGYGAFGFKVYNGKKAQRFSGENIEYNVANDFWTPNNTSAENPAPFNSVPIASNYYLESGDFFRVNNITLGYNIDTKLKSIKTIRLYVNAINPFISQKFSGFTSELPGDNNPYGSAGIELDAYPTVRSFVFGVNVKF encoded by the coding sequence ATGAAACAACGTGATTTAAAGTATTCATGTCTCATTGCTGTTTTATACTTCGGTATGAATGTCAATGCACAAACCACACCAAATGATACTGTTGCGAAAGAACAGAAGATTGAGGAAGTGGTGATGATTGGATATGGTAGTAGAAGGAAAGTTGACAATACTGCAGCAATTAGCTCTATTAGCGCGGAAGAAGTCAGCAAAACAAAAGTGTTAAATCCAACTCAGGCTATTCAAGGTAAAGCTGCTGGTGTTCAGGTTTCTGCATCGGATTTGCCCGGTTCAACACCTTCAATTGTTATTAGGGGTTTAGGAACAGCACTTGGTGGAAGAGAACCACTTTATGTGGTAGATGGAATGATGGTTGGTGGTATTTCTAATATCAATACTAATGATATTCTTACTTACGACGTTCTAAAAGATGCATCAGCTTTAGCAATTTACGGTAATAGAGGAGCAAATGGAGTTGTAATCATTACTACAAAGAGTGGTAGAGGTAAAGGTATTTCTGTAGAATATGATGGATTTATAGGAGTAAGAACACCTCTTAAAAAGGTGAAAATGGCTGGTAGTAATCTGTTTTCTTACTATACTAATACAGCGTTAGGAACTACGAAATTTTCTCAGGATCAACCTGTAAATACAGATTGGTTTGATGAAATAACAAGAGTAGGTATATACAATCAACATAATGTTTCAGTTTCAGGTTCTTCAGAAAATGCAAAGTATTTCTTCAGTGCAAGTAATTATGATGAAAAATCAATTCTTAAAGGTACAGATTATAACAGAACTACAGTAAGAACCAACAATGAGTTTAAAATAGCCAAAGGTGTAACGCTTACTCAGACGTTAAGTGTTGCTTTTTTTAATGTCACTCCAAAACCATTAAGTGCTTTTACTGCTGCTTATAAGCAATCGCCTATAGTTCCTGTTTATTTTGGAACGGGGCAGTATGGTGTTTCTTTTGTAGGAGCAGATGGTTTTGCTTCAACAACAGGTTCTTCATTTAATAATGTTGGTAATCCGGTTGCACAATTAAATTTCAATAATCAAAGAAATAATGATTTTCAGTTACAAGGGAGTGCAAAATTAGATGTAGATATATTTAAAGGACTTAAGTATACAGGACAGTTTTCAGGACAGTATAATAACGCAAAAAGCTATAACTATACTCCAACCAGACAGATTTGGCTAGCTAATGACCCTACAAGAACTTTAGCCCAATATAATCCATCTGATCCAATCAATACTTTAACAAATAATAGATCAAATGATTTTAATTATGCAATCACAAACTATTTAACATATAATAGAAAGTTTGGAGTTCATGATATTGAGGCTACGGTAGGTACTGAACTTACAGTCTTTACTGGAGCAGAATCTGTAGCATATACAAGAAATAATGTCTTAGAAAACAGTAATTACTGGAATCTTGACGGGACTAATTATGCAGGTAATAATTTGGCTACCTTAAACTCAGTAAAAGCAAATGATGCTAGAACATTATCTTATTTCGGAAGAGCTCAATATAAGTTAATGAATAAATATTTATTGACAGCAACTATAAGAAGAGACGGTTCTTCTCAATTTACAAAAGATAACAGATGGGGAACATTCCCTTCTTTTGGTGCTGGTTGGGTTGTATCTGAAGAAGATTTCTTAAAAGATGTTTCTTTCTTAAATCTATTAAAGTTGAGAGGTGGCTGGGGTAAATTAGGAAACCAAAATGTACCACTTAACTTCTTGCCTTTCGCAACAGGTCAAAATTACAATTATTACTTCAATGGAGTTGCGAATAATGGAGGAACAACATTGGTAAGATATTTTGATCCGAATTTATCTTGGGAAATAGTTAAAGGTAGCAATATTGGGCTAGATTTTGAGATGTTGGATAGAAGATTAACAGGGACAATTGATTTATATAAAAAGGTTACTGATAATCTAATTCTCCAGGCTACACCTATTAGTACTACAGGTTTGGAAGAAGCAGGTTATTCTCATTTAGGTCAAGTTACAAATAAAGGTATTGAGATATCTTTAGGTTGGGGAGATAGAATTGGTCAGGATTTTTCTTACTCAATCAATGCAAATTATTCATTTAATAAAAATACTTTAGATAAGCTTGGTGATGAAAATGTAAATGACATCAATGGTGGGAGCTTAGGAAATGGACAGTGGACAAAACTTTTATCAGAAAAAACACTAGGGCAGTCTCTGGGAAGCTTTTATTTATGGGAAGTAGCTGGATATGATGCTAATGGAAATTTTATTTACGTGGATACTGATGGAGATGGTAAAAGCGGTGCGGCAGATGCAGATGACAGAAAATTCTTCGGATCTTATATTCCTAAATCTACTTTAGGTATTAATATCAATCTAAAATATAAAAATGTAGATTTATCAGTAAATGGTTATGGAGCATTTGGCTTTAAAGTTTATAATGGTAAAAAGGCACAAAGGTTTTCTGGAGAAAATATAGAGTACAATGTTGCAAATGATTTTTGGACTCCAAATAATACTTCAGCTGAAAACCCGGCTCCATTTAATTCAGTTCCGATCGCATCTAATTATTATTTAGAGTCTGGAGATTTTTTCAGAGTAAATAATATTACTTTAGGATATAATATTGATACAAAATTAAAATCAATTAAAACAATACGTTTATATGTAAATGCAATTAATCCTTTTATAAGCCAAAAATTCTCAGGATTTACTTCTGAATTACCAGGAGATAATAATCCATACGGAAGTGCAGGTATTGAATTAGATGCATATCCAACTGTGAGATCATTTGTATTTGGGGTTAATGTAAAATTTTAA
- a CDS encoding DUF4197 family protein: MKKYIIAAAFIIGTGAVINTSVQSCTTLATSDLGLSVIKRLLLNGIDKGVNIYSNRDAFLQNNMVDKALPKQLREINSMLEKVAPSLVAKEREYIADAAVYTVNISKPILVNAVNSLNAQDVTRIIQGEKGTATLILKEKTSQQLIATITPKVEEQLNQYGITRSINTALSGSNLLNGLLGGSKTTVNSGGLSQMASEQLVNGLFNIIEDYEIQNSRSLLGPLGK, from the coding sequence ATGAAAAAATACATCATCGCTGCTGCCTTTATTATAGGTACTGGAGCTGTCATCAATACATCAGTGCAGTCTTGCACTACATTGGCAACGTCAGATCTCGGTTTGTCGGTTATTAAAAGATTACTTCTGAACGGAATAGATAAAGGAGTGAACATCTACAGCAACAGAGACGCTTTTCTGCAAAATAACATGGTAGACAAGGCTCTTCCTAAACAGCTGCGGGAAATCAATTCTATGCTTGAAAAAGTAGCACCTTCACTGGTAGCTAAAGAGAGAGAATATATTGCAGACGCAGCCGTCTATACCGTAAATATTTCAAAACCTATTCTTGTAAATGCCGTAAACAGCCTTAATGCTCAGGATGTTACAAGAATCATCCAGGGAGAAAAAGGGACAGCCACACTTATCCTGAAGGAAAAGACATCACAACAGCTTATCGCCACAATTACGCCGAAAGTTGAAGAGCAGCTGAACCAATATGGCATTACAAGAAGCATCAATACAGCCTTATCAGGAAGTAATCTTCTGAATGGCCTGCTTGGAGGGAGTAAAACTACGGTAAATTCCGGCGGACTGAGTCAGATGGCTTCTGAGCAACTGGTGAACGGTCTGTTTAACATTATTGAAGATTACGAGATTCAGAATTCCAGATCGCTTTTAGGCCCACTTGGAAAGTAG
- a CDS encoding DUF493 family protein, whose amino-acid sequence MDILQGNQHASPDDFYNSLRTKLEDHHDFPEDYLFKFIIPTDQAKLTEIYRVFDGIKFTLGNRESKNGKYTACNINAFVLDANQVVTIYKEVAKIEGVILL is encoded by the coding sequence ATGGATATTTTACAAGGAAATCAACATGCAAGTCCGGATGATTTTTACAATTCATTAAGGACAAAACTGGAAGATCATCATGATTTTCCGGAAGATTATTTATTCAAATTTATTATTCCGACCGATCAGGCAAAACTTACCGAAATTTACCGGGTTTTTGACGGGATTAAATTTACTTTGGGAAACAGGGAAAGTAAAAACGGAAAATATACAGCCTGCAACATCAATGCATTTGTATTGGATGCCAATCAGGTAGTCACTATTTATAAGGAAGTAGCCAAGATAGAAGGCGTTATTCTACTATAA
- a CDS encoding arsenate reductase family protein, whose amino-acid sequence MLVKVLHNGNCSKSNAVLEYLDENGVPFEIINIVEEPLTVQEIKAVLKKLNQNVFHIIRKNEKLYVEKYAGKNLSEEEWIKVLSENPSLIQRPILIKGSVAMLGRPVENVKYFIDK is encoded by the coding sequence ATGTTAGTGAAAGTCTTACACAACGGAAATTGCTCAAAATCCAATGCGGTTTTGGAGTATCTTGATGAAAATGGGGTTCCGTTTGAAATCATTAATATTGTTGAGGAACCGTTGACCGTGCAGGAAATTAAAGCCGTTCTTAAAAAGCTCAATCAAAATGTTTTTCATATCATCAGAAAAAATGAAAAGCTGTATGTTGAAAAATATGCTGGTAAAAACCTTTCAGAAGAAGAATGGATAAAGGTTTTATCCGAAAACCCTTCTCTCATTCAGAGACCTATTTTGATTAAAGGTTCTGTAGCTATGCTGGGTAGGCCTGTTGAAAATGTAAAATACTTTATAGACAAATAA
- a CDS encoding deoxynucleoside kinase gives MHIAVTGNIGAGKTTLTTMLSKHYGWDAQFEDVDHNPYLEDFYADMSKWSFALQIYFLGSRFQQVKEIRESGKNIIQDRTIYEDAHIFAENLNDMNLLSDRDFNNYSSLFNLMKSFVSAPDLLIYLKSDVPNLVKKIYKRGREYEASISIEYLSKLNQKYEKWISNYTEGKLLVIEVDDLDFVEKPEDFGFILEKIEAELYGLF, from the coding sequence ATGCATATTGCAGTTACAGGAAACATCGGAGCAGGCAAAACTACTTTAACCACCATGCTTTCTAAACATTACGGATGGGATGCCCAATTTGAAGATGTAGATCACAATCCATACCTTGAAGATTTCTATGCAGACATGAGCAAGTGGAGTTTTGCGCTGCAGATCTATTTTTTAGGTAGCCGTTTTCAGCAGGTGAAAGAAATAAGGGAAAGCGGAAAAAATATCATTCAGGATCGAACGATTTATGAAGATGCCCATATTTTTGCAGAAAACCTGAACGATATGAATTTGCTTTCAGACAGGGATTTTAATAATTATTCATCTTTATTTAATCTGATGAAATCATTTGTTTCTGCGCCCGATCTTTTAATTTACCTAAAGTCTGATGTGCCTAATCTGGTAAAAAAGATTTATAAAAGAGGAAGGGAGTATGAAGCATCAATCAGCATAGAATATCTTTCCAAGCTCAACCAGAAATACGAAAAGTGGATCTCAAATTATACGGAAGGAAAACTGCTTGTCATTGAAGTAGATGATCTTGATTTCGTAGAAAAGCCGGAAGATTTTGGTTTTATCCTTGAAAAAATTGAGGCGGAGCTTTATGGTCTGTTTTAG